Genomic segment of uncultured Desulfobacter sp.:
ATTTGAATTTGGTCAAAATCACATATAACTTAAAATATTTACCTGCATTTATCCTATCGTAAGGGCTTGCTAATATTGCTGTTTTCAGATAAAGTATGCATTCAGAAAGACAATTTTTTTCGTCCACCGCAATTAATTGTAATTTTTTGCCAAATAGAGCAAAGCTGATTCGCATTTCAATGTATTGTCGCTCGTGGCTGACATTCCCCATGCAAGGGATCTAAGGATAAAATAAATCGCATCTTGCATGCCTTTTTATCCGCATTATCGTCGGGCCTTAATGCCGAATATTGTGCAATATACGCCCTGAAAGCCCGGCTTGAACAAAAATAAACTTTGGGCGCACCATATCTTTATTTTATTCAAGTCGTGGGAATAAAAACGGGAAAGGATATCTTAATGGACGCGCTTAAAAATTTTGCATCAATAGATTTCACTGAACAAGTCAAGCTGCTTAAGGATATTGAAAAAAATAAGATCTATGCTGCGATTCCGGATCTTCTTGAGCTATGCAAAAAAAGTGATCCATCTGATCAGGCAACGGTCATGGCCGAAAATACACTCAGAGCCCTTTTATTGGACGACGAGGAACAAACCGTAAAAGGCCTTATGTCAGATAATGCAAATATAAAGAGAATAAGTTTACAGGTCTGTTGCCAAAAAAAATGTCCGGCGGCTACACCTATCCTGCTCAAACTTATTTCAGAACAATCATCGGTATTGATATCCGGGCATCCGCATTATAATGAAGGATTTGAGATCCTATCCGCACTTTCGTTGATCCAGCCGCCTGAAGCACTTGACATATTTCGGCAATTTATACACCACAATGACTCTCTAATTTCGTCTTTATCCATTGAAGCCGTTGGAAACTACAAAGATATTGATTCCGTTGATGCGCTGTGCAAAATAGTGGCGGACTCAGAGGCAGATGACCGCTATGAAGAATGCGATATCACTGTCGCCAACGCAATTGATGCCCTATCAATGATAAATAACGACAAGGCAATATCCTTTCTGGCTTCAAAAATTCATCATCGCAATCCGGTGGCCAGAAGAATTATCCATGCAGTGTTTACAAGGCTTGGCCCGGAAACAATACAGCACATCGCACCATTTTTGCTTGATCCTGATACGGACTTAAAAATAATGGCTGTAAACATTCTTGGGACCATTGGTGATAAAAAAGGGGCGGACTTCATTATAGAGGCCGTCGATAAAGGTCTGGTCGACCACCCCAATGTCAAGTTTGCCGTGTATGAAGCATTGGGTCAAATTTGTTCGATGAAAAGCCTTGTCCACCTTTCCGACGGACTTTCGGAACAAGACCCATCAATACTGATCGCGGTGGTTTCTTCTCTGAATCATCAAATCAATCCTGGTGTGGTCAAAAAGGTAAAGCAAACCATAGAAAAAGATGAAGCCCAGGCGGCACGATTAATCGTCGCGGTTGTTGCATCAAGGGCGCTATCCTTGTTCGAAGCCCTTTATGAAGATGAAGCCACCGGTAACAAAATGGTTGAAACGATTATAAAATTGAACGACAAGGGGCTTTGCGGCGCATTTTCTAAAAAGCTGAACGCCATGGAAAACCAAAGGGCAGAGGCCGATGCAAAAAAAATTAAATCAATCTCCGCAAACGAACTGAAAAAAAGAATACTCATCGTTGATGATTCAAAATCCATACTGGCATTTTACCGCATGGTTGCTTCCGTGATGCAAATCTCGGTTACCGCGGCTGAAAACGGTCGGCAAGCATTGGATATTCTCGAATCAGACAATTCATTTGCTCTGATTTTAACAGACCTGAACATGCCGGTAATGACAGGAATCGAATTAACCCAAAAAGTCAGGGCAACTCATACCATGGATCGTATTCCCATTGTAGTGGCCACAACGGAATCAGAGCAGTCCCAAGAACAATTAGCAAGAAAAATGGGAGCCAATGATTTTATACAAAAGCCGTTTACGGCAGATCAGCTTCGAGATAAGATCAACTCGTTTATCTGAATTTTCCTAAATGGCTGACAGGCCCAGAAACGAAGAACGGATTCTTTCAAGGTGTTTTAAAAGCTGTTTTTTTCTGGCCTGGCCCAATTGCTCCGGAGTGCCGGAGGTAAAGCATTGGCCCAGAATCACCAAATCCTCCCGAACGGCCTCAACCTCATTTCCCCAGTTGGCCGGATCCATTTTAAGCAGGTTAAAATACCACAGCCGATAAGTCAGGGCATAAAGGCGCTCGGACATTTCAGCCAAAAACGGATTTCCCACAGCCTCATGAAATATCTGTTTGTTCTCCATATCAATGCTGGCCAGTTTCTTTGGCGCCTTTTCCGGCTTTACCAGGCTGCATTCTGCCTCAAGTTCCTTGAATCGATCAATTTGTTCTGTGGACAACCGGGTAAAGGCCATGGCACCGATCACCGCCTCAAGTTCCAGGCGGGCCTGGAAAACATTTGTGATGGTGGAAAGTTCCAGTTCCATGACAAAGATGCCGGTTCGGGGCAAAATTTTGATTAAATGCTCCCATTCCAGGCGAAAAAGCACCGTGCGCAAGGGAGTGCGGCTTACGCCGAATTCAGCAGCCAGTTCCTGTTCTTTGAGAATGGTTCCCGGTGCATAATCCAGATGAATTATCCGATCTTTTAACGCATTGTAGATTTCTTTATTCATTTATAATTTTCCGGTGAGCTGTTTGTTTTGACTGGTATACCTTAATAATACAAGCAAGACGTCATTGCAAGGGATTGGGTCTGCTAAAAAAATTTACCGGGAAATTAATTCCGCAGCCTTGACACTAATATTTTTTTTGTATACCAGTAAAACACCAAACTGATTTATACTAAAATTTTAAATAACGAGAGGTAATAATGACATATGAAAAGATAACCCACGGGTTGTGGGCGGCCACAGCACCGGACATACCAAGGCTGAGTACGTTTTCCGGGGAAAAAGAGACCGAAGTGGCCATCATCGGTGGCGGGTACACCGGATTGTCAGCCGCCCTTCATCTTGCCGTTGACGGGCATTCCACCGTGCTGCTTGAAGCAAAGGATGTGGGATTTGGCGGTGCAGGCAGAAATGTGGGCCTGGTAAATGCGGGCCTGTGGCTGATGCCCGAAGACGTCATCTCCCTTGTGGGAAAAAAGCATGGTGAAGCTCTGATCCGGGTACTGGGAGCATCCCCCCAACTGGTATACGGTCTGGCGGAAAAATATAATATGGATTGTGAGGCGTGGCCCAACGGAACCCTTCACTGCGCAGATTCAAAAGCCGGTTACAAAGCACTCCAGGAACGAGAGCGCCAATGGCAAAAAGTCGGCGCCCCGGTTCGTCTGCTTGAAAAGGACGAGGCTGCCGAAAAACTGGGCTCAAATGCATACCGCGGCGCCCTGCTTGATGAACGCGCCGGGACCATCCAACCCCTGGCCTATGCTTTCGGCCTGGCCAATGCAGCCTTAAAGGAAGGCGCAGAACTGTACAATAACTCCCCTGTGATAGGGCTGGACAAAACCGCTTCGGGATATACCCTCACGACCCCCCATGGCCAACTCAAGGCCCAAAAAGTCATTATTGCTGTCATGGGATATCCCGAACAGGCCTTTGGCGATCAGATCAACAATCTGATTCCCTTTAATTATTTTCAGTTTGCCACGGCGCCCATTCCCAAGTCTGTTCTGGAAACCGTACTACCCGGAAAAAACGGAATCTGGGATACAAACCTGATTCTCTCGTCATTTCGTCTGGATAAAAACGGCCGTCTGTCCGTGGGCAGTGTGGGCAGCCTTGAAGGCTTTGCCATGGATGTGAACAGGGCCTGGGCAAAACGTACGTTAAACAAAGTATTTCCCCAGATTGGCGACATTGAACTGGAGTACGCCTGGTACGGCCGCATTGCCATGACCACCAACCATATTCCGCGTTTCCATGTCATGGATGATAATATGGCAATGGTCACCTGTTATAACGGCCGGGGCATTGGGCCGGGAACCGTATTCGGCAAACTGATGGCGAAATATATGAGCGGCGGATCACCCGCAGACATTCCCCTGCCGGTATCTCCGATCAAAGCCGTTAATTTACGGGCACTTCGCGGTCTGTTTTACGAAGCAGGGTCCAGGCTCTACCATTATGCCCAGCGCAGAACGCCCATTTTTTAATTCGGGTATAATTGTAAAAACGTCTGTGTAATCTTACAGATCTTTCACTTTTCTTGTGGGCTGAAACTGGATGCGACACATCAGGTCAGCCCATGGCTCGCCTTTGCAGTCTCTTTCGGCACTATCTCACACCCCATCTTGCCATTTTATTACCATTGAATGTCATATGACCGTTGGCGAATTTCTGGGATGACCCAAAAGGGATGATTGCTTTCTCAAATCGGTTAGGGTAACATATTTGTAATCTAACGAAAAAAGACGATCATTGATTACCAGACCTAAATCCAAAACGTGATAAAAAATCATTCCTTTGAAAAAGGGCGGCAAAATGGAAATCAAGGTTAGAAACGGCGCACTATTATTATTTTTTCTTTCCATTTTACTTGTCCCGCATCTTTATGCGGGATCGGCGAACGCACCCAAACTGAACAACGGTAAAAAATGGCGGGTCGCCTATTATGAAGGGGGGCCTTATTCCGAATATACCGACACCATGAGGACCCTTGTTGACGGCTTGATTCAACTTGGCTGGATAACTGCCGACACCCCACCGGATCTTCGCCAGGAAACCCCCAAGCCTTATATCGACTGGCTGACGAAACACGGCGGCCCGTATTTGTCATTTAAACCCGAGGATTGTTATTCGGCAGACTGGGATGATCAAAAAAGAGCAGACTTTCGAAAACAATTATTGGAAAAATTAAAACACGGCGACATTGATATTGTTCTTGCCATGGGCACCTGGGCGGGTATGGATATGGCCAACAACCAGCACTCTGTCCCGGTTATGGTGTTGTCCACATCCGACCCCATAAGGGCCGGCATCATCAACAGTGCAACGGATTCCGGATTTGATCATGTGACCGCCAGGGTAGATCCCAACCGCTATTCCAGACAACTTCGAATGTTTCACAGAATCGTCGGTTTTGACACGTTGGGCATCGCCTTTGAAAATACCAAAGAAGGCCGCAGTTATTCTGCCATAGATGAAGCAGAACAGATTGCTAAAGAAAGGGGATTTAAGTTAATCACCTGCAATGTTCTCAATTCGATGCCGGACAAAATCGAATCTGATGGTGTTTGCCTAAAATGTTTCCAGGATCTTTCCAAACGAGCCGATGCCGTATATGTCACAGCCCTGGTATGTGCAGACACACAAACAAAAGAAGTCGCAGATATTTTTAAAAAGGCCCGGATCCCTTCATTTTCAATGCTCGGCCCCAAATGGGTGAAAGAAGGTATTCTGATGAGTATTTCCAGTGATTCCGGCTATAAGGCGCTCAGCAGTTATAACGCAGATAAATTCGGTCAAATATTAAACGGCACAAAGCCAAGAAGTCTGAATCAAATATTGGAAGATCCTCTGAACATCGCAATCAATACGACAACGGCAAAAGCCATCGGTTTTCCCATGCCCAAAAGCATTATGGCAATCGCCACAGAAATATATGGAGAATAACCCGTGCAACGGCGCACAGGATATATCATCATCGCAGGCGTCTGCTTTTTTTATTGGATACTTGATAGTATCTGGGCATACCTGTCTTTTGAATACAACCTTAAAGATTTGATTTTCCGGGAACCGGGATCCTATGTGGACACCTTTTTATTAAAAGTGCCGCCCTATCAGATTGTCTCCCGGCTTATGGTTGTCTTTCTATTTATCGTTCTTGGTTTTATTATCATCGAATTTATCAAAAAACGGCAGGAAGCTCAAAACAAACACAGAGAGGCCCATGATACGTTTTTGACAGTGCTTAACAGCATTGATGCGGCAATTTACGTTACAGATATGGACTCCTGTGAAATTTTATTTATGAACAAATATCTGGTGGATAAATTTGGCGGAAATTTTTCAGGAGAGACCTGCTACAAGGTGTTTAGAAACGCAAATGAAATGTGTGAACACTGCTCGGCTAAAGATCTGGTGGACAACGAGGGTAACTTAAAAGGTGTCGTCGTCCGAGAGCTGCAGCATCCTGTAGCAGATGCATGGTATCTAAATTATGACAGGGCCATTAAATGGATCGACGGTCGTGTTGTGCATCTTCTGATTGCCACCGATGTCACCCTAATCAAAGCGCTCCAGGAAAAGCAAAAAAAGGCGGACGAATATCTGCGGCAGGCACAGAAAATGGAATCCATCGGCAATCTTGCCGGAGGCATCGCACACGACTTTAATAATCTGCTGTTTCCCATCATTGGTATGTCCGAAATGCTCTTGGAAGAACTTGCCGAAGACAGCCTTGAGCACGAAAATATCGAGATGATTTTAGAGGCAGGCAAAAGAGGCCGGGATCTTGTCCAGCAGATTTTGTCGTTCAGCCGCCAGGCCGAAAAGGAAAAAATCCCTGTGCGCCTGCAGCAAATTTTAGAGGAAGCCTTGAAGTTAAGCCGCGCCACCATACCATCCTCCATTCAAATTAATCAGGATATTCAGCAGGATTGCGGGTGGGTGCTGGCCGATTCCATTCAATTTCATCAGATTGTTATCAATTTGATGACCAATGCATCCCATGCCGTGGACCCATCAGAAGGCATAATCAATGTGCAGTTCAAAGAGCTATTGGGCACCCAAAACTATTCAGCGGCAAAACTTAATTCAGATGGTAAATATGTGATGCTCAAAATTTCAGATAATGGCTGCGGGATTGACGCGTTCATCAAAAATAAAATTTTCGAACCGTATTTCACCACCAAGGACAAAGGCAAAGGAACAGGCCTTGGCCTTGCTGTTGTTTACGGTATTGTTCAGGATCACCAGGGTGATATTGTGGTGGACAGTAACGTTGGAAAAGGAACGAGCTTTTCAATATATCTGCCAATACTTGAGCAGCCGTCGGACACGACCGCAAAGGATAGTGCCGTTTCATTGCAAGGCGGATCAGAACATATTCTTCTTGTTGACGATGAAGAACCTGTAGCCCAGATAGAAATGCAGATGCTCAATCGTCTGGGATATGAAGTCACGATGTATACCAGCAGCCGGCAGGCCCTGGAATGCTTTCAAGCAGATCCCCAAGGATTTGACCTATTGTTGACTGATGTAACCATGCCGGAGCTTACAGGAGATAAATTGGCAAAAAAGGTTCTGGCAATAAGGCCTGATATCCCGATTCTTCTGTGTACGGGCTTCAGTGAAAAGATAGATAAGCAGAAGGCCGATCAACTGGGAATCAAAGGTTTTTTAATGAAGCCCGTTGTCAAATCTGATATGGCCCGGATGGTACGGCAAATTCTTGACGAGGATAGATCTTAGAGCAAGGTTTATCCGTTAGCTTACCGCGTCACTATCCCTTCTCCTTCTATATCTTACAAACAAAAATATTCGTAGAATCAGGCAATTTTTCCGGAGAAATGTATCTATAATTTTGGTGTATTTTCATATAAATTGATCTGCAAGATTAAACGAATAGGTTAGATTTCTTGAAAAACCTTTTAAACATTAAACACCAGCAACCATAATTGAGAACCGTATGCCCCAAACCATAACTGCTGAAAATAACAAGCAGGCCATGTCAAATATACTGTTTATGTCCATTCTCGGGGCATTGATGGCTTTTACCTCATTGTCAACGGACATTTATCTTCCGGCAATGCCCTCAATGGCAAAGGAGTTAAACGGCGATGCCGAACTCACAATCACCGGGTTTCTAATCGGTTTTACCTTCGCCCAGCTCATCTGGGGGCCGATCAGTGACAGCATCGGTCGAAAGATACCTTTATATATCGGGATGCTAATTTTTGCCGTGGGTGCTGCCGGCTGCGCCATGTCTCACACCATCGGCCAGATTGTTGTATGGCGGGTGGTCCAGGCATTTGGCGCCTGTACAGGACCGATGCTGGCAAGGGCAATGATCCGGGATCTGTATTCGCGTACCCAAGGGGCCCAGATGTTATCCACACTAATGATTATCATGGCCATCGCACCAATCATTGGCCCGCTGCTCGGCGGCCAGATCATTCGTGTGAGCACCTGGCACAACATATTCTGGCTCCTTACGGCCATTGGGGTACTGATGTTTATATCCCTATTCCGGCTGCCTGAAACATTATCCATGGAAAAACGATTGCCGGCATCCTTAGGCAAAACATTTATAAATTACTGGTATCTTATCAAACATAGGGTGTTCATGCGCTATACCTTATGTGTCACCTTTTACTATGTTGCCGTCTATGCCTTTGTTGCAGGGTCCCCCAAAATCTATATTTCCTATTTCGGCATTGATCCCCAACACTATGGCTGGCTGTTTGCCGTCAATATCGTGGGGGTTATGGGATTAAGTTTTCTCAACCGCAGTTTCGTGACCCGTTGGCCCCTGCATCGATTGTTGAGGATTGCCACAACTGTTGCCCTGGCGGCCATTGCTGCGCTGGCAATATTTGTCAGGGCGGATATGGGGAGAATATATATCATCGTAGGCATGATGTTTATGTTTTTTTCCATGAACGGTATTGTTGCCGCATCCGCAATGGCTGCGGCATTGGACGAAGTGCCTCAGATCGCAGGTTCGGCTTCGGCATTGATCGGCGCCCTGCAATATGGCAGCGGAATCGTTTCATCGCTGCTGCTTGCCTTATTCGGCAAAGGGACGCCCTGGACCATGACCTGGGTCATGCTAATCTTTTCGGCCGCAGCCTTTCTCATGGTGGCAGGATGCGAGCGAAAATAAAGTATAAACCTTAACGGCTGCCATTTTTTATCACGGTGCCATTCTCTGTGTAGTTAGGCGGAAAGCCAAATTTCTGTACCCTCTGTGGTTAAAAACAATCGAAGTCCCGAGACCTCTCCACTCAAACGCGATTAATCCCAGAACCAGACCTGCATCGGCTCATTGTGAAGTCTGAATTACCAGGTGCCCAAAGGTTTGAAGCCTGGATCTTCGAAGAAGTTCTCCCGTCGATTCGGAAACATGGGTTTTACGGGACTGAGAATTTTATCGAATTGGCAATGTCTGATCCGAGCAACATGGTGCGACTCATGCAAAAGGTCGTAGAGGCCAGACAGGAGCGTGACGGTGCTGTCATACAACGCGACCACGCCATAAAGACCAAAGCCCGCATAAGCCGACGGCGTTAAGCCACAGCCATGGCAACGGCGTCTAAGTTGAGCCGGGAGAACAAGCAACTGAAAGTACCTTCATTCTCTGAACAGAATTATTACGTTCGGGAAGCAAAAAAAAGAGCAACTCAAAAAATGCGAGGGTTAGTTGGCGGAGGGTCGGCTGACAATTCAGCCATCATATCCGTGATGATGTCGGAGAGCTCTACCCATCTTAGGGTAAATGGTCCTACTATCAAATAGCAGGGAATATGAGAGAATTAGGACCAGGGGGTTTTATGCCGGGATCAGCCGGGATTATCCGTGATCTGGTGGGAAGTGTGACCAAGGGTGTGTCGTTGTGATACTCCCCTTGTGGCGTTGGTTTTGGGATTTAGTCGCTTGATAACAATGTTTGACGTGATGTCCTGAACGTGGTGTTTGGGTGAGGTGGCTTGGAGGTTGTGGCAATCTCAGGAATTTGCCCCGGGAATAATGGAAATGGCAGTTAATCTTAGGTTTTTAAAAATAGTATTAACTTTAAAAATAGGTTGTTAGGCTTATAACTTGTTCAAAGTTTATTTTTGTGCTCATATTTTATGCAAAAACCGGAATGGTTGAGTTTAGACCCAAAACAAGCGTGTTTTCCCAAATACAACACTCATGAGCAATCGGTCGTTTGAGCTATGATTTTTATCGCCAATTGTCATCAGGCAGACGAACTGCTCCCCATATTTTTGAGTCATACCGATTGTGTTGTGGTTCATTTTTTTTAAATCCTTTTAAAAGCTGCCGGTTTAGGACTCGCCATTGCAAACCATTTGCAATAACTATCCGGTGGGAGAAGGATCACGGAACCCGGACGGTCTTCATGAAGTCAAAGTACTTGAACATGCTTGTAAGACGATCATTATAACCAATGATTCGATATTTTATGGCCCTGCCGGATCGCAAGATTAAACAGGGGATGTTTATAAATGTCTGGATGAACCGCTTGAATTCCATGCGGATTATTGAAAGACCTAATGCACGATATGGCATCAGCAGCCCATACCAGGCTTTCAGGTCCCATGCCAAAGAGGCGATAACCATATAGGCCCAGTTGGCATTTAGAGAATCCGACGGGTTCTCCATAGCACGTACACCATGTTTCAACTGGTCAATATCATTCTCGTGATCAGCCCGTTTTCGGTAAAAATCCACCAACTGCTCGGCCGATTTTTTCCAATCGTTGGTGATATAAAAAAAGTAACGAACATCATCAAACAGCAGACGTTCACCTTTATACTCGTTGATCGTTTTGCGCAGAACGATCATCCGGTAGGGCTTCCAACATTTACCCGGCTTATATTTAAATTCGGCTATATGTTCACATGCGGTCTCCAAGCGTTTAAATTTGCGTTTTTTAACCACTTCACGTTTAACATTTTCCGGGCGTTGTCTGGGAACTGTTTTAATCGACCGAGGCGGTTTTTCAAATACAATCCAGTCAGACTCCGAGAGATTATTGGCCTGTTTGACCAAATTTGATCTGGCATCCATGCCAAATATAAAGGAACAGCGCTGATTCCATTTATCAAAGTTAGTGGTAAGACTAAAATCAGTATCACCCCGAACGTATAATTTTTTGAAAGTCCCTTCCAGCAAATCAAGTGCCTTATCCACCCACTGCGCAGAACCAAGGTGGGACGGAGCATTACCTGACCGGTTGATAATATATAGGGGCTCCCTTGTTTTTTCCAAAGAGACGACCAACGGAGCATATCCCCACGTCCCTTTGTAAGAGATATCCATGCCCTGTTTGCACTCGCCGGTTGTCCCACTGATAGTACCGTCAATATTAATAATGGCTGCTTTCTTGAAATTTTGTGGCTGCTTTTCCCATATCTTTTTTCGGATGGTATTTTTTACATCCATCAGAGTCACAATCTCTTCCGGGGAAAACCGGCGTAAAAAATCTCCTGCCGTAGTTGGATCAGGGATAAGTTTTGCATCCAGCGCATTAAGCCAGGCTTCATTATTTCTGAGTAGTTCAATATCCTGGAGGCAAGTACCGCCGGCAAGAATATTATATGCCATGTTGGCGATATGATCTGATTCGTGATACCCCCCTGTGTCAGGATAGATGTCGCCTCAATTGAAAAACAAAAGTGGGGCATTGAGGTGATGATATGGGACATTCTATTCAAATTAAAAAAGCTGTATTACAAAAGGTACTCTCGGGGAACAAAACCCATGATGAGATATCAAAAGAATTTGGGATTGGGCGGTCAACTATTGGCAAATGGTTAAGAGAATACAGAAAAGGCGGTAACATCAACTTGAAATCAAAAGAAAAACGCCCCAGAGACTGGACGCCGGAAGAGCGCGTCTCAGCCTTGATGGCGTCGGGGTCTATGTCCTCCGAGGAGAGCGCCTCCTGGTGTCGTAAAAACGGGATTTTCCTCCATCATCTGAAACAGTGGAGGCAAGATGCTGTTTCCGGAATGGCAACTGATTTGAAGAAACAAACCTCCGTAATCGAGACTCAGTTACGACGGGAAAATTCGGCATTAAAAAAAGACCTTTCCCGCAAAGAAAAAGCCCTTGCGGAAACAGCAGCCTTATTGGTTCTTAAAAAAAAAGCCCAGGTAATCTGGGGGGAGCCAGAGGAAGATTGATATTACCTGCAGACAAACAAAGGGTATTACAACTGATTTCAGAGGCCCAAAAAACAGGTGCCAGGAAGCATAAAGCCTCAGCATTGCTGGGGCTTACCCTCCGAACACTTCAACGCTGGAGCAAAACCGGGACTGCCGATAGGCGTCAAGGATTTCGTGCCACACCCGCTAATAAATTGTCCGGTGAGGAACAGCAACAAATCCTTAACACCCTTGATTTTCCTGAATTTGCGGATTTGAATCCGAATCAAATTGTGCCCAAACTTGCAGATCAAGGGATCTATCTCGGTTCTGAATCTACAATATATAGAATATTAAGGCAGCATAACATGAATGCTCACCGACAGGACAGCCAACCTGCCAAAAGGACCAGTCCGGAACCTTTGTCGGCAACTGGTCCGAATCAATTGTGGTCCTGGGACATCACATACCTGCCAACAAGAGTAACAGGCCAATTTTATTACCTTTACATGATAATGGATTTGTACAGCCGTAAAATTGTCGCCTATCAGATGTATGACTGTGAGTCTGGAGAATTTGCTTCTGATCTGATAATGGATGCCTGCCTGCGGGAGAAAATTAATAAAAAACAGGTCACCTTGCATTCAGACAATGGTGCTCCTATGAAATCCGTAACGATGCTGGCCAAACTTCAGGATTTGGGCGTGATACCATCCTTTAGCCGACCATCTGTCAGTAACGATAATCCTTTTTCTGAATCATTATTCAAAACCCAGAAATATCGGCCTGAATATCCGGCCAAGCCATTTGATACGATGCAGGAAGCCAGGGAATGGGTTCATACCTTCG
This window contains:
- a CDS encoding IS3 family transposase, coding for MILPADKQRVLQLISEAQKTGARKHKASALLGLTLRTLQRWSKTGTADRRQGFRATPANKLSGEEQQQILNTLDFPEFADLNPNQIVPKLADQGIYLGSESTIYRILRQHNMNAHRQDSQPAKRTSPEPLSATGPNQLWSWDITYLPTRVTGQFYYLYMIMDLYSRKIVAYQMYDCESGEFASDLIMDACLREKINKKQVTLHSDNGAPMKSVTMLAKLQDLGVIPSFSRPSVSNDNPFSESLFKTQKYRPEYPAKPFDTMQEAREWVHTFEDWYNNAHLHSGIGFVTPADRHNGNDVAVLANRHQIYQNARSKHPERWSGRTRNWEPGTKVTLKKFKRQKVEKTAGKQAV
- a CDS encoding helix-turn-helix domain-containing protein, encoding MGHSIQIKKAVLQKVLSGNKTHDEISKEFGIGRSTIGKWLREYRKGGNINLKSKEKRPRDWTPEERVSALMASGSMSSEESASWCRKNGIFLHHLKQWRQDAVSGMATDLKKQTSVIETQLRRENSALKKDLSRKEKALAETAALLVLKKKAQVIWGEPEED